In the genome of Triticum urartu cultivar G1812 chromosome 5, Tu2.1, whole genome shotgun sequence, one region contains:
- the LOC125507395 gene encoding polyadenylate-binding protein 8-like: MAAQVAVANGGGAAPAVPAAAVVPAPVAAAAGGVTQPLPTTSLYVGDLEANVTDSQLYELFSQAGQVLSVRVCRDVTSRRSLGYAYVNYSSPMDAARAMEALNFAPLNNKPIRVMYSNRDPSSRRSGSANIFIKNLDKTIDNKTLHDTFSAFGAILSCKVAMDDIGQSKGFGFVQYEKEESAQSAMKSLNGMLINDKPVYVGPFLRKQERDNSFDKAKFNNVFVKNLSESTTKDDLVKVFSEYGTITSAVVMIGMDGKSRCFGFVNFESPDAAARAVEELNGKKINDKEWYVGRAQKKSEREMDLKRRFEQSMKDAADKYQGQNLYLKNLDDGITDDQLRELFSNFGKITSCKIMRDQNGVSKGSGFVSFSTREEASQALTEMNGKMISGKPLYVAFAQRKEDRKAMLQAQFSQMRPVPMTPSMTPRLPMYPPMPTLGQQLFYGQAPPAMIPPQPGYGFQQQLVPGMRPGGGAHMPNYFVPVVQPGQQGLRPGIRRNGPGSAQGQQTPQPFQQQMVPRGRVYRYPPGPRHMPEVQQMPGVGVGGMVQPYDMGSFPVRDAGVSPAPPIGTLTSALANATPEQQRTILGESLYPLEHALDCCTAEDRIKRA; encoded by the exons ATGGCAGCGcaggtggcggtggcgaacggcggcggcgcggctccggcggtGCCGGCGGCGGCCGTGGTCCCCGCGCCCGTGGCCGCGGCGGCCGGAGGGGTCACGCAGCCGCTCCCGACCACGTCGCTCTACGTCGGCGACCTCGAGGCCAACGTCACCGACTCGCAGCTCTACGAGCTCTTCAGCCAGGCCGGCCAGGTCCTCTCCGTCCGCGTCTGCAGGGACGTCACCTCGCGCCGCTCCCTCGGCTACGCCTACGTCAACTACAGCAGCCCCATGGATG CTGCAAGAGCAATGGAAGCGCTGAACTTTGCTCCACTGAACAACAAGCCCATTCGAGTTATGTACTCGAACCGTGACCCAAGCAGCCGCAGAAGCGGATCTGCAAATATCTTTATCAAG AACCTTGACAAGACAATTGACAACAAAACTCTTCATGACACCTTCTCTGCATTTGGTGCAATTCTATCATGTAAGGTTGCCATGGATGATATTGGCCAATCCAAAGGCTTTGGATTTGTTCAGTATGAGAAAGAAGAGTCTGCACAGTCTGCAATGAAAAGCCTAAATGGCATGCTTATCAACGATAAGCCTGTCTATGTTGGACCTTTTCTCCGCAAGCAAGAGAGAGATAATTCTTTTGACAAGGCAAAATTTAACAATGTCTTTGTGAAGAATTTATCTGAGTCTACTACAAAAGATGATCTAGTCAAAGTATTCAGTGAGTATGGAACTATTACAAGTGCTGTTGTAATGATTGGCATGGATGGTAAATCAAGGTGCTTCGGCTTTGTCAATTTTGAGAGCCCAGATGCTGCTGCTCGTGCTGTTGAGGAACTTAATGGAAAGAAAATCAATGACAAAGAGTGGTATGTTGGTAGAGCTCAGAAGAAGTCTGAAAGGGAGATGGACTTGAAGAGAAGGTTTGAGCAAAGCATGAAAGATGCAGCTGATAAATATCAAGGACAGAACTTGTACTTGAAGAATTTGGATGATGGCATTACAGATGATCAGCTACGTGAGCTGTTCTCTAACTTTGGCAAAATTACCTCTTGCAAG ATAATGCGTGATCAAAATGGTGTTAGCAAGGGCTCTGGCTTTGTTTCATTTTCTACCCGCGAGGAAGCATCTCAGGCT CTCACTGAAATGAATGGCAAAATGATATCTGGAAAGCCATTATATGTTGCATTTGCACAGCGTAAAGAAGATAGAAAAGCAATGTTACAG GCTCAATTCTCTCAGATGCGCCCTGTACCAATGACCCCTTCTATGACTCCTCGACTCCCAATGTACCCTCCTATGCCTACTCTTGGGCAGCAACTCTTCTATGGGCAAGCTCCACCTGCTATGATACCCCCTCAG CCTGGGTACGGTTTCCAGCAACAGCTTGTTCCAGGAATGAGGCCTGGGGGTGGTGCCCATATGCCAAATTACTTTGTGCCAGTTGTCCAACCAGGTCAGCAGGGTCTGCGCCCAGGTATCAGGCGCAATGGTCCTGGGTCTGCTCAGGGACAGCAAACTCCTCAGCCATTTCAGCAACAG ATGGTTCCAAGGGGACGTGTCTACCGGTACCCACCTGGACCTCGTCACATGCCTGAGGTTCAACAGATGCCTGGGGTTGGTGTTGGAGGTATGGTTCAGCCATATGATATGGGAAGCTTCCCTGTGCGAGATGCTGGCGTGTCACCTGCTCCTCCAATTGGAACACTCACATCTGCCCTTGCAAATGCTACTCCAGAGCAACAAAGAACG ATACTTGGTGAAAGCCTCTATCCACTT GAGCATGCACTGGACTGTTGCACGGCCGAGGATCGAATTAAGAGGGCCTAG